The Thermasporomyces composti region TCGGCGTCCTCCGCGCTCCCGCTGGTCCAGACACCGACGAGGACGACCCGCTCGAGCCGGAGCTGTCGGTACTCGACCTCGCTGATATCGGTGAGGTCGGTGGAGAATCCCGGCACCCGGCGCAGCGCCTGACGGTCCTCCAGATCGAGCTCCCCCGTCGCGGGCTCGTCCTCAGGGGGGACGAAGGTCAGCCGGATGTCGACGTCTCGCGTGTCGGTCGCCAACGACTCAGCCTGGTTCTCGTGTCGACGTGTCATACAACTCCAGTCAACACCACGGCGCGTCCGTGGCTTCCCCATCGTGGCATGCCTCCGACGCCTTCCGCACCCGGAAATCGCCCTGCCATGCCCGGGAAGAGCGTCGCGATCCGGCACTGGCCACGCGCCGCAGAGGTCCGCACTCGTCTGTCCGATACCTGCCGTTCGAGTGGGATGGAGGGAAACCTCGCCGGTGCCTTCGTACAGTCAACCGCGGGACGGCCGCCGCTCGCGCGACGCGGCGGCCCGCGACCGGCCGCCGGCCGAACAAGGTGAACAGGACCCGAGCGAGTAGAGGAGCCATGTCCGCGACCCCCTCACCCGAGAACCCGCTGCCCGCCACGACCCCGCCGTGGGCGGATTCTGACGGCCTGCGCATCACGCGCGTCCGGAGCATCCTGACCGCCCCGGAGAACATCACCCTCGTCGTGGTACGGATCGACACGTCCGAGCCGGGCCTGTACGGGCTGGGCTGCGCGACGTTCACCCAGCGGGCTCGCGCGGTGGCCGAGGCGATCGACTCCTACCTCGCCCCCCAGCTGGTCGGGCGCGACCCCGCGGACATCACCGACATCACGTCCTCGCTCCTGGTGAGCTCGTACTGGCGGTTCGGCCCTGTCCTCAACAACGCGTTGTCCGGCGTCGACATGGCGCTGTGGGACATCAAGGGGAAGCAGGCCGGCCTCCCGGTGTGGCAGCTCCTGGGCGGAAGGTGTCGCACCGCCGTACCGGTGTACGCACACGCGTCCGGTCGGGACGCCGTCGAGGTGGAGGACAACGTCCGGCGGTTCCTGGAGGCCGGCTATCGCTACGTCCGCTGCCAGGTCGCGGTGCCGGGAGCCACGACCTATGGCGCGCTATCGACGCCGAACGAGCGACGGGCGACCCCGGGGAGCCTCTCGGGTCGCAACGTGCGAGGCCTCGCGCCGTGGGACCCCGACGCGTATCTCAGGGTGGTACCTGCGCTCTTCGCCCACTTGCGTGAGCGGTTAGGACCGGACGTGCACCTCCTCCACGACGTGCACGAGCGTCTCCATCCCACGCAAGCCGTCCGGCTGGCGAAGGAGCTGGAGCCGTTCCACCTGTTCTTCCTCGAGGACCTTCTCGCGCCCGAGGACCTGGGGTGGCTTCCGACGATCCGTGCCCAGACCGCGACGCCGCTGGCCATCGGAGAGCTGTTCACCAATCCCGCTGAGTACGTCCCGCTCGTCAAGGATCGGTTGATCGACTTCATCCGCTGCCACATCTCGGCGATCGGAGGGCTGACGCCGGCGTGGCGGTTGGCGTCGGCGGCCGAGCTGTTCGGCGTTCGGACCGCCTGGCATGGTCCCGGCGACGTGTCACCGGTGGGCCACGCGGCGAACCTCGCCCTCGACATCGCCGCGCCGAACTTCGGCATTCAAGAGCAGCACGTCTTCAACGACGCGGCGATGGAGGTCTTCCCTGGCTGCCCGCAGGTGCGAGACGGTCACCTGTGGCCCAGCGACGCACCAGGGTTGGGCGTGGACATCGACGAGAAGCTGGCCGCGAAGTTCCCGCCCGTCGATCCACTCGTCAACGACACCTGGACGCGTACCCGGCTCCCGGACGGCACCGTGCAACGTCCCTGAGTCGCAGGCCTTCGTCCGGTCAGCGGCGCTGGTCGGGATAGCTGATCGACCGCAGCAGCACCGCGGTGCGGGCCACGGCCGACCGCCGGGCGAGCGACATGGCCCGGCGGGCTCGGAGCTGGCGCAGGAGCACGCGGCGCCGCTCGTGCCACTCCGGGTCGGTCGCTGCCTGTCGCGGAAGGGGAAGCTCGACCGCCGTCTGCGGCGCGTCGGCGCTCCGACGGGGTGGGGGGACTGGCGGCACCGACATGCTCTCGACTCTAGCCTGACGCTCCGTCATAGCACCTCGGTCTGACGTCGCGAGCCTCCTCCGCCGAACGGAGGAGGCTCGCCTCAGGGAACCCTGACGCTGGTCGACACCTCTTGATCGGGGATTCGGCCCGCAGGCGGACACCGCGACGGCATCCTGCCCACTCCGCGGCCTGCCGATCGCATGATCCGCGTCACGTCGCGGAGGCAGGTGCACACCGCCGAGCGCGTGAGCCACGTGGCCGGGCCGCGGCGTCGACGGCTGGCGACTCACTCGTGGTTCACGCAGACCGCGTCGCGCAAGCGGCTCGCGTCACCCGGTGCCAGCACGTCGAGATCGAGGGCCGACGTGAGGATGCACAACATGCCGCGCCCCAGGAAGGTCCGCGCGGCCTCGTCGTCCACGCCAGCGACCCGACGAACCAGATCGAACAGGCGCCGCATTCGGTCCCGGACGACCGCGCGAACCTCCTCGTCTCCGGACGCGGCGAAGCACTGCAAGTGGAACCGCAGCAGGTAGGGGTTGGTGGCGAGCAAGTCGTCGTAAGCCTGCCCGATCGCGCACAGCCGGTCCTCCCGCGGCACCTCGCGCGCTCGCTCCTGGAAGAGCTCCTCCAGCTGGTCGAAGCTGCGGTGCACGGCGGCAAGGAACAGTCCCTTCTTGGAGCCGAAGAGGGAGAACGCGTACGGCTGGGTGATCCCGACGGTGTTCGTGATGCTGCTCACCGCCGTTCCATGCAACCCAAACGCCGCGAATGCCTCGATCGCCGCGGTGATGAGGGCCTCCCGGCGCTCGTCGGAGGTCGATCTCTGCGGCGTCCTCGTCGATCGGGTCGGCGCTGATGAGACCTGTGCCGGCGTCGATGGGGTGGGTGTCGCTCGGGTCGTCATGGGCCTCGCTCGCGGGTCTCTGTCGGTCGG contains the following coding sequences:
- a CDS encoding TetR/AcrR family transcriptional regulator, with the protein product MTTRATPTPSTPAQVSSAPTRSTRTPQRSTSDERREALITAAIEAFAAFGLHGTAVSSITNTVGITQPYAFSLFGSKKGLFLAAVHRSFDQLEELFQERAREVPREDRLCAIGQAYDDLLATNPYLLRFHLQCFAASGDEEVRAVVRDRMRRLFDLVRRVAGVDDEAARTFLGRGMLCILTSALDLDVLAPGDASRLRDAVCVNHE
- a CDS encoding enolase C-terminal domain-like protein; the encoded protein is MSATPSPENPLPATTPPWADSDGLRITRVRSILTAPENITLVVVRIDTSEPGLYGLGCATFTQRARAVAEAIDSYLAPQLVGRDPADITDITSSLLVSSYWRFGPVLNNALSGVDMALWDIKGKQAGLPVWQLLGGRCRTAVPVYAHASGRDAVEVEDNVRRFLEAGYRYVRCQVAVPGATTYGALSTPNERRATPGSLSGRNVRGLAPWDPDAYLRVVPALFAHLRERLGPDVHLLHDVHERLHPTQAVRLAKELEPFHLFFLEDLLAPEDLGWLPTIRAQTATPLAIGELFTNPAEYVPLVKDRLIDFIRCHISAIGGLTPAWRLASAAELFGVRTAWHGPGDVSPVGHAANLALDIAAPNFGIQEQHVFNDAAMEVFPGCPQVRDGHLWPSDAPGLGVDIDEKLAAKFPPVDPLVNDTWTRTRLPDGTVQRP